In the genome of Candidatus Binatia bacterium, the window TCGGGCCCGTGGAGACCGCCGACCTCCGTCGCGCGTGCGAGGACGAGACGGGACGGAACCTGGGCTGGTTCTTCGACCAGTGGGTGCACGCGGGGGGCCACCCGGAATTCAAGGTGGAGCGCCAGTGGGACGACGCGGCCCGCTGCCTCACCCTCACGTTCCATCAGATTCAGCCCGAGGACCGGATCACCCCGGTGTTCCGCGTCCCCATGCAGGTGGAGATCGCGACCTCCGGCGAGACGCGCCGCATCCCCATCGAGATCCGCGACCGACGGCAGACGGTCCAGATCCCGCTGTCCTCGCGCCCGCGCTACGTGGCGGTCGATCCCGAGCACCACGTCATGAAGCTCCTCGACTTCCCGCGCTCCGACGAGGAGCTCCTCTACGGGCTCAAGCGCTCCGGGTTTCCGCTGGAGCGGGTACGGTGCGCGCGCGAGCTTGCCGCCCGCTCCGACGAGCGCGTCGTGGCCGGGCTCCTCGCGGCGCTGAAGCGCGATCCCTTCTGGGGCGTGCGCGCCGCGGCCGCCGTGTCGCTGGGGGAGATCGGCGCCCGGATCCCCGGCGTCGCCGACCGCCTCGGACCCTCGGCGCTGAAGGAGCAGACGCGCGTCCGGCGCGGCGCGATCTGGGCGCTGGGCTGGATCGGCGATGCCGCCGCGGTCAAGCTGCTCCAGCGCTGCGTGAGCCGGGACGCGAGCACGTTCAACGTGGGGTGGGCGCTCCTGGGCATTGCCCGGGCGAAGCGGCCCGACGCGTTCGAGCGGATCGTGGCCGAGCTGCCGCGCCCCAGCCACCGCGACATGCTGCAGATCCTGGCCTTCGACGCGCTCGCGTTGCTGAAAGACCCGCGTGCCCTGGACGTCTACCTGGAGCACACCTCGCTTCGCTACCGGAACGAGGGGCGCGCGGGCGCCACCAAGGCGATCGGCAAGCTCGGGATCCGCACCGACGCCGCCGAGGCGCGCCTGGTCGAGCTGCTCTCGGACCGCTGGTTCCGGGTCCGGAACGCCGCCGCGTGGTCGCTCTGGAAGATCAAGTCGCCGAAGGCCGAGTCCGCGATTGCCGCCGCGCTGGAGCGCGAGGCGCTCGACATGTCCCGCGCGGCGCTGCGCGACGCCCTCGACGGAGTGCGCAAGGGGCGGTAGTCTTCCCGGGTTCCGTTGCTGCCGCTTCCCGTTCCCGGAAAGACTCGATGCCGCTCGAAGCGGGGACCCGCCTGGGTCCCTACGAAATCGTCGCTCCCCTCGGCGCCGGGGGGATGGGCGAGGTCTATCGCGCCCGCGACCCGAGACTGGGACGCGAGGTCGCGGTCAAGGTGCTCCCGCCCGCGTTCGCGCGCGACCGCGAGCGCCTCCAACGCTTCGAGCACGAGGCGCGCGCCGCCGGCGCGCTCAACCACCCCGGCATCACCGCCATCTTCGATCTCGGTACCCAGGATGGAATTCCGTTCCTGGTCAGCGAGCTGCTCGAGGGGCAGAGCCTCCGCGACGTTCTGGCCGAGGGACCGCTCCCGCCCGCGCGCGTCGCCGACCTGGGAATCCAGACCGCGCAGGCTCTGGCCGCGGCGCACGCCAAGGGAATCGTCCATCGCGACCTGAAGCCCGAGAATCTGCACCTCCTGCCGGACGGCCGCCTCAAGGTGCTCGACTTCGGGCTGGCCAAGCTGACCGCGACCGACGCGCCCGCGCGCGACGAGACCGGCCCGCAGCTCCACTCGATCACGATGACGGGAACCATTCTCGGGACCGCGTCCTACATGGCCCCGGAGCAGGTGCGGGATCAGCCGGTCGATCATCGCGCCGATCTCTTCGCGCTCGGCGCGATCCTCTTCGAGCTGGCGAGCGGCAGGAGGGCGTTTCCTGGCGAGACGCCGGCGGACCGGATGACGGCGATCCTCACGCGCGACCCCGATCCGCTGCCGTCCAGCGTCGACGCGGCGATTCCCGGGCTCGAGGCGGTCATCCGACGCTGCCTGGAGAAGCGCGCCTCGGACCGCTTCGATTCCGCTCGCGACCTCGCGTTCACGCTCCGACTTCTGGTCGCCGCTCAGGAGAAGGGGGGGCCCGCTGCTCCGAAGCGTGCCGAGGCCGCGGTCGCGCCGCGGGACGTGAGGTTCCGCCAGCTCACCTTCCGCGAGGGGCTCGTTTCGGGCGCGCGGTTTGCGTCCGGGGGACGCACGGTCGTCTATGCGGCCAACTGGGGTGCGGATGAGAAGGATCTCTATCTCGCGCCCGTGGGGAGCCATGAGCACCGCCCGCTGAACGTGCCGGGTGCCCGGGTCCTCTCGATCTCCCGGAGCGACGAGCTCCTGGTCCGGCTTCGCTCCCGCGACGTCGGGGGCTTCGTCGTGCTTGGCGTCATCGCCCGCATGCCGCTCATGGGCGGCACCCCGAGGGAAGTGGCCGACGAGGTCTTCCAGGCAACGTTCGGTCCGGATGGGCGCCAGATCGCCGCCGTTCGCTTCCTCTCCGGGGCCGCGCGCCTGGAATACCCCCTCGGGACCGTGCTGGCCGAGACGAACGGGTGGTTCAGCAGCCCCTGCGTCCTGCCGGATGGGAGGGTCTTTTGCGTCGATCATCCGGCGCGCGGAGACAACGCGGGGTATCCCATGATCGTCGGACGGGAGGGCGGGCAACGCCTGACGACCGAGCGATTCAGCTCGGTCGCGGGAGGCGTTCTCCTTCCCGGCGGGCGCCACGTATTGATGTCCGGCCAGGAAGCCGATGGAAGCGGCGGGATCTTCTTCGTCTCTCTGGAAGGCGGGTATCGCCCTGCGTATCGCACGCCGGACTGGTCGTTCGTGGAGGACGTATCGGACGCCGGCGATGTCCTCCTGACCCGGCGAAGCCCGCGGATGCTCCTGGAGACGGGAACGCGCGGCCAGGACCCGTCGCGCGACCTTTCCTGGCTGGACTGGTCGCTCGCGCGCGATCTCACGTCCGACGGCCGCACCGTGCTGTTCGACGAGACCGGGTTGGGCGCGGGACATCCCACGGTATTCGTGCGCGGCACCGACGGCTCGCCGCCGGTCCCCATCGCGGATGGGGATGGCGTCCGACTGTCTCCCGACGGCCGCACCGCGATGGTCATCGATCCGACCAATCCCACGGGCTTCGAGCTGGTGCCGATCGGGATCGGAAGCGCCGAATCGCATCGCATCGCGCCTGTCCGGGGCATGGGAGCTGCCTGGTTTCCCGACGGCAAGGCGATCTGCATCGGAGGGCACGAACCCCAGGGGCGTCCCAGGCTCTACCGGTACGATCTTGCCACGCGCGTCCTCCGGCCGCTGACCGAGGAGGGAACCTTCATCAGCTTCTGCTCCGTCTCTCCGGACGGCGCGTTCGTGTTCGTTCTGAGCCCTCGGGGACATTCGATCTATCCCGTGGCCGGAGGCGAACCGCATGTCCTGGAGGCCTTGGGAAGCCAGCATCGTGGGATCGGCTGGAGCCCGGACGGGAGCGCCGTCTTCGCGTTCGAGCGCGGGCGCGTTCCCACGCCGGTGCTCCGCATCGACCTGGCCAGCGGGCGGGCGGAGCCGTGGATGGAGATCCATCCTCGGAGCACGGGAGGCGTGACCGGATCCAACGCGGTCTGGCTCTCCGCCGACGGCGAGCGTTACGTATGCAGCTACTCGCGCACGCTGTCGGAGCTCTTTCTCGTGACCGGGCTGACTCCATGAGCGGCCTGACCGGCCTCGCTCCCGGAACCCGTCTCGGGCCCTACGAGATCGTCGCGCCCCTGGGCGCGGGCGGCATGGGCGAGGTCTATCGCGCCCGCGACTCGAGGCTGGGACGCGACGTCGCGGTCAAGGTGCTCCCGCGCGCCTTCGCCGCGGATGCCGACCGGCAGCGGCGCTTCGAGGCCGAGGCGCGCGCGGCGGGCGCGCTCAACCACCCCAACATCGTCACGCTCTTCGACGTGGGCGCGACCGACGGGACGCCCTATCTCGTGACGGAGGTGCTCGAGGGGGAGACCCTGCGATCGCTCCTCTCCCGCGGACCGCTCCC includes:
- a CDS encoding protein kinase, with amino-acid sequence MPLEAGTRLGPYEIVAPLGAGGMGEVYRARDPRLGREVAVKVLPPAFARDRERLQRFEHEARAAGALNHPGITAIFDLGTQDGIPFLVSELLEGQSLRDVLAEGPLPPARVADLGIQTAQALAAAHAKGIVHRDLKPENLHLLPDGRLKVLDFGLAKLTATDAPARDETGPQLHSITMTGTILGTASYMAPEQVRDQPVDHRADLFALGAILFELASGRRAFPGETPADRMTAILTRDPDPLPSSVDAAIPGLEAVIRRCLEKRASDRFDSARDLAFTLRLLVAAQEKGGPAAPKRAEAAVAPRDVRFRQLTFREGLVSGARFASGGRTVVYAANWGADEKDLYLAPVGSHEHRPLNVPGARVLSISRSDELLVRLRSRDVGGFVVLGVIARMPLMGGTPREVADEVFQATFGPDGRQIAAVRFLSGAARLEYPLGTVLAETNGWFSSPCVLPDGRVFCVDHPARGDNAGYPMIVGREGGQRLTTERFSSVAGGVLLPGGRHVLMSGQEADGSGGIFFVSLEGGYRPAYRTPDWSFVEDVSDAGDVLLTRRSPRMLLETGTRGQDPSRDLSWLDWSLARDLTSDGRTVLFDETGLGAGHPTVFVRGTDGSPPVPIADGDGVRLSPDGRTAMVIDPTNPTGFELVPIGIGSAESHRIAPVRGMGAAWFPDGKAICIGGHEPQGRPRLYRYDLATRVLRPLTEEGTFISFCSVSPDGAFVFVLSPRGHSIYPVAGGEPHVLEALGSQHRGIGWSPDGSAVFAFERGRVPTPVLRIDLASGRAEPWMEIHPRSTGGVTGSNAVWLSADGERYVCSYSRTLSELFLVTGLTP